Proteins encoded together in one Thermomonospora curvata DSM 43183 window:
- a CDS encoding MMPL family transporter, with product MLIVLLTVVSGLWGLGVLAKFKQGGFEDPKAESTLVARLGVNYFTSTTPDILMLYRSETMTVDDPRFKAAVITTVARLPKQHVPEIVTYWALQGEAADAFVSRDRHSTFVSIKLAGKDDNARLASYAAVQDRLQAPGLESRMGGTIPYALEFSQLVVSDIVKAEIFTLPILLVLLVVVFGAVMAAVLPLIVAVFAIIGGLAVLHVVTYVTDVTAMALEVVTMMGVGLAIDYSLFIVSRFREELARGRDRERALMITMATAGRTIAVSGVTVTAALSGLLLFPQMFLRTLGLAGMATVMVAVFGAVVLLPVLLAILGPKVELGKVRGRRARKRPRSPESGFWYRLGHSVMRRPLPYFAVTLTILSVLFIPFLDVRFTSVDVRVLPKDSPTRQVVETVQREFPNGSADPIDVVVSGDLVPRNWRPASKNDVVPPYLESFRMRLENLPHVVRAELTGYSEDYGAVRISVTHDLDPMSEQAQALVKTIRGMTLTNDGFPMHIDVGGTTAAQMDLMSSLLDTLPKMAAYVGTLTFVLLFMFFGSVVLPLKAIAMNVLSIGASFGVIVWGFQYGHLAGVLNFTPNGGVEATSMVLVLAVVFGLSMDYEVFLLSRVREEWDRTGDNRAAVAVGMQRTGGIISSAAILFLIVIAGFWMASITVVKLIGVGMFVAVVVDAVLVRSLLVPATMRFMGSVNWWLPRPLAFLHAKMDLRERDEVDFDDDDPVPPSPPPLARRPQPASRVTAGASARAGSGEPWRPWKDGPPQPRPAPPPAKPRRIVPNPDGVGWHWEEES from the coding sequence ATGCTGATCGTGCTGCTCACCGTGGTGTCCGGGCTGTGGGGCCTGGGGGTGCTGGCCAAGTTCAAACAGGGCGGCTTCGAAGACCCGAAGGCGGAGTCCACCCTGGTGGCGCGGCTGGGGGTCAACTACTTCACCAGCACCACCCCCGACATCCTCATGCTGTACCGCAGCGAGACGATGACGGTGGACGACCCCCGCTTCAAGGCCGCCGTGATCACCACGGTGGCCCGGCTGCCCAAGCAGCACGTCCCGGAGATCGTCACCTACTGGGCGCTGCAGGGGGAGGCCGCCGACGCCTTCGTCTCCCGGGACCGGCACTCGACGTTCGTGTCGATCAAGCTGGCCGGCAAGGACGACAACGCCCGCCTGGCCTCCTATGCGGCGGTGCAGGACCGGTTGCAGGCGCCGGGGCTGGAGAGCCGGATGGGCGGCACCATCCCGTACGCCCTGGAGTTCAGCCAGCTGGTCGTCAGCGACATCGTCAAGGCCGAGATCTTCACGCTGCCGATCCTGCTGGTGCTGCTGGTGGTGGTGTTCGGCGCGGTCATGGCGGCGGTGCTGCCGCTGATCGTGGCGGTGTTCGCCATCATCGGCGGGCTGGCCGTGCTGCACGTGGTCACCTACGTCACCGACGTCACCGCGATGGCCCTGGAGGTCGTCACGATGATGGGCGTCGGGCTGGCCATCGACTACTCGCTGTTCATCGTCAGCCGCTTCCGGGAGGAGCTGGCCAGGGGCCGCGACCGGGAGCGGGCACTGATGATCACCATGGCCACGGCCGGGCGCACCATCGCCGTCTCCGGTGTCACGGTGACCGCCGCGCTCAGCGGGCTGCTGCTGTTCCCGCAGATGTTCCTGCGGACCCTCGGGCTGGCCGGGATGGCCACCGTGATGGTGGCGGTGTTCGGCGCGGTGGTCCTGCTGCCGGTGCTGCTGGCGATCCTGGGGCCGAAGGTGGAGCTGGGCAAGGTGCGCGGCCGGCGGGCCCGCAAACGCCCCCGTAGCCCCGAGAGCGGCTTTTGGTACCGCCTGGGCCACAGCGTGATGCGGCGCCCGCTGCCGTACTTCGCCGTCACGCTGACGATCCTGAGTGTGCTGTTCATCCCGTTCCTGGACGTGCGCTTCACCTCGGTGGACGTGCGGGTGCTGCCCAAGGACAGCCCCACCCGGCAAGTGGTGGAGACCGTGCAGCGGGAGTTCCCCAACGGCTCGGCCGACCCGATCGACGTGGTGGTCTCCGGGGACCTGGTGCCGCGCAACTGGCGTCCGGCCAGCAAGAACGATGTGGTGCCGCCGTACCTGGAGAGCTTCCGGATGCGGCTGGAGAACCTGCCGCATGTGGTGCGGGCCGAGCTGACCGGCTATTCGGAGGACTACGGGGCGGTGCGGATCTCGGTCACCCACGACCTGGATCCGATGTCGGAGCAGGCCCAGGCGCTGGTCAAGACCATCCGGGGGATGACGCTCACCAACGACGGCTTCCCCATGCACATCGACGTGGGCGGCACCACCGCCGCGCAGATGGACCTGATGAGCAGCCTGCTGGACACGCTGCCGAAGATGGCCGCCTACGTCGGCACGCTCACCTTCGTGCTGCTGTTCATGTTCTTCGGCTCGGTGGTGCTGCCGCTGAAGGCCATCGCCATGAACGTGCTGTCGATCGGCGCGTCCTTCGGCGTGATCGTCTGGGGCTTCCAGTACGGCCACCTGGCCGGGGTGCTGAACTTCACCCCCAACGGCGGGGTCGAGGCCACCAGCATGGTGCTGGTCTTGGCGGTGGTGTTCGGCCTGTCGATGGACTATGAGGTCTTTCTGCTCAGCCGCGTCCGCGAGGAATGGGACCGCACCGGCGACAACCGGGCCGCGGTGGCGGTCGGCATGCAGCGCACCGGCGGCATCATCTCCAGCGCCGCCATCCTGTTCCTGATCGTCATCGCCGGGTTCTGGATGGCCAGCATCACCGTGGTCAAGCTGATCGGCGTCGGCATGTTCGTCGCCGTGGTGGTGGACGCGGTGCTGGTCCGCTCCCTGCTGGTCCCGGCCACCATGCGTTTCATGGGGTCGGTCAACTGGTGGCTGCCGCGCCCGCTGGCGTTCCTGCACGCCAAGATGGACCTGCGGGAACGCGACGAGGTCGACTTCGACGACGACGATCCCGTCCCCCCGTCCCCGCCGCCGCTGGCCCGCCGCCCGCAGCCGGCGTCCCGCGTCACCGCCGGGGCCTCCGCGCGCGCCGGTTCCGGCGAGCCGTGGCGGCCGTGGAAGGACGGCCCGCCGCAGCCCCGGCCGGCCCCGCCGCCGGCCAAGCCCCGCCGCATCGTCCCCAACCCCGACGGGGTCGGCTGGCATTGGGAGGAGGAGAGCTGA